One part of the Diadema setosum chromosome 6, eeDiaSeto1, whole genome shotgun sequence genome encodes these proteins:
- the LOC140229759 gene encoding uncharacterized protein translates to MEGPLENKSDEMNHTAQPSQLFEGPLKEPCTTDAKNESVLHRGDKDDSSDDDDDLPLAVLIKPGKNHITQPRQHGSDKDVSGDSGVHPGPETDLLMYVEWKRDKSRNVVKLTEVKCIGLPLPGNTIEMKCGKRRKDIWKATIIDTEEIYDDDCSDDEAPSTSSYIEKEEESPRANSTQQEMNHTAQPRQLFEGPLKELSTTDAKNESVLHRGDKDDSSDDNDDLPLAVLIKPGKNHITQPRQHGSDKDDSGDDDLPLAELIKPGMERKI, encoded by the exons ATGGAAGGGCCTCTGGAGAACAAGTCTGATG AAATGAACCACACAGCCCAGCCCAGCCAACTCTTCGAAGGCCCACTTAAGGAACCTTGTACTACCGATGCCAAGAATGAATCAGTGCTTCATCGTGGTGACAAAGACGACAGCAGTGACGACGACGATGACTTGCCCCTAGCAGTATTGATTAAGCCAG GAAAGAACCACATAACCCAGCCCAGACAACATGGTAGTGACAAAGACGTCAGTGGTGACAGTGGTGTTCACCCTGGACCTGAAACTGACCTCTTGATGTATGTGGAATGGAAAAGAGATAAATCCCGCAATGTCGTCAAACTGACTGAGGTGAAATGTATCGGACTTCCTCTACCAGGGAATAcaatagaaatgaaatgtgGTAAAAGGAGGAAGGACATCTGGAAGGCGACAATTATAGACACTGAGGAAATTTATGATGATGACTGCAGTGATGATGAAGCCCCAAGTACCAGCTCCTACATCGAAAAAGAAGAGGAGTCTCCTCGTGCTAATTCAACCCAACAAG AAATGAACCACACAGCCCAGCCCAGACAACTTTTCGAAGGCCCACTTAAGGAACTTTCTACTACCGATGCCAAGAATGAATCAGTGCTTCATCGTGGTGACAAAGACGACAGCAGTGACGACAACGATGACTTGCCCCTAGCAGTATTGATTAAGCCAG GAAAGAACCACATAACCCAGCCCAGACAACATGGTAGTGACAAAGACGACAGTGGTGACGACGACTTGCCCCTAGCAGAATTGATTAAGCCAGGTATGGAAAGgaaaatttaa